The following coding sequences are from one Kushneria phosphatilytica window:
- a CDS encoding glycosyltransferase family 4 protein: MSSARIDMTLIVAGSPEQLTGGYIYDARVVEGLQELGSRVEVIGLEGNFPDVDETAAAALEHTLAAQDPDTPVVLDGLAMGALPEIIERHCQRLTLVALLHHPLTDESGLSAEQQSALLNSERRALAATRGVIVTSDFTARRLEMLGMADIPIQVVRPGVDPAPLAQGSAPEAPLNLLCVATLIPRKRHTLLIESLAELADRSWHCHLVGDTQRDKACYKAVLEAIESRGLGDRVTLHGALAPRQLAPFWEAADLFVLPSCYEGYGMVIDEALAHGVPIVTTTGGALADTLPTEAGLAVPPDDPATLTHALAQAIDDSEQRRQLAQGARQARSRLPDWNETAEQFHVALEALISPPDRLGI; encoded by the coding sequence GTGAGCTCGGCCCGTATCGACATGACGCTGATTGTCGCCGGCTCGCCCGAGCAACTGACCGGTGGCTACATTTATGATGCCCGTGTGGTCGAAGGTCTGCAGGAGCTGGGCAGTCGAGTCGAAGTGATCGGTCTCGAAGGTAATTTTCCGGATGTCGACGAGACCGCCGCAGCCGCTCTGGAGCACACCCTGGCCGCACAGGATCCCGACACACCGGTCGTGCTTGATGGGTTGGCCATGGGCGCACTTCCCGAGATCATCGAGCGCCATTGTCAGCGACTGACGCTGGTGGCACTGCTACACCATCCATTGACGGATGAGAGTGGACTCTCGGCCGAGCAGCAAAGTGCACTGTTGAACAGTGAACGCCGGGCGCTGGCTGCCACCCGCGGTGTCATTGTTACCAGCGACTTTACCGCTCGTCGGCTTGAAATGCTCGGCATGGCGGATATACCAATTCAGGTCGTACGACCAGGTGTTGACCCTGCACCGCTGGCGCAAGGCAGTGCGCCCGAAGCCCCTCTCAATCTGCTCTGCGTGGCGACGCTCATTCCGCGCAAGCGCCATACCCTGTTAATTGAATCCCTGGCTGAGCTGGCCGATCGCAGCTGGCACTGTCATCTCGTAGGTGATACGCAGCGCGACAAGGCATGTTACAAGGCAGTTCTGGAGGCCATCGAATCGCGCGGGCTTGGCGATCGAGTGACGCTTCATGGCGCCCTGGCCCCCCGGCAACTGGCCCCTTTCTGGGAAGCGGCCGACCTGTTTGTGCTGCCCTCCTGCTATGAAGGCTATGGCATGGTCATCGACGAAGCACTGGCGCACGGTGTGCCGATCGTCACGACCACCGGAGGAGCACTGGCCGATACGCTTCCAACCGAGGCAGGCCTGGCTGTGCCCCCCGATGATCCGGCGACCCTGACCCATGCACTCGCTCAAGCCATCGACGACAGCGAACAGCGTCGACAACTGGCGCAGGGAGCCCGGCAGGCACGTAGCAGGCTACCGGACTGGAATGAGACTGCCGAGCAGTTTCATGTAGCGCTTGAAGCGCTGATCAGCCCGCCTGACCGCCTCGGTATCTGA
- a CDS encoding 6-pyruvoyl trahydropterin synthase family protein, which produces MFSLTIRDHMMIAHSFHGEIFGPAQRLHGATYVVDVTFKRPELDQDDLIVDIAQAGQVLSEVLGEFNMRNLDEIDAFRGRNTTTEFMASIIFKRLARAIGEGQLGETGRGLTAMSVTLHESHLAWASYEGAL; this is translated from the coding sequence ATGTTCAGTCTGACCATTCGCGATCACATGATGATCGCTCACAGTTTCCACGGCGAGATCTTTGGCCCTGCACAGCGACTACATGGCGCCACTTATGTGGTTGATGTCACTTTCAAGCGCCCCGAACTCGACCAGGATGATCTGATTGTCGATATCGCCCAGGCCGGACAGGTACTCAGTGAGGTACTGGGAGAATTCAACATGCGCAATCTTGATGAGATCGACGCCTTCCGAGGGCGTAATACCACAACCGAATTCATGGCCAGTATCATCTTCAAACGCCTGGCCCGGGCCATTGGCGAAGGGCAGCTGGGAGAAACCGGACGTGGCCTGACCGCGATGAGCGTTACGCTTCATGAATCCCACCTTGCCTGGGCCAGTTATGAGGGGGCATTGTGA
- a CDS encoding zinc-dependent alcohol dehydrogenase: MTVSTATAFWTIAAGQGELRLEGLTFPGSDEVHVTTLYSGISRGTETLVFNGRVPESEYQRMKAPFQSGEFPWPVKYGYTSVGRVTEGPASLVDRNVFCLHPHQDRYVVPAAAVTPLPEGLPPERAVLASNMETAINGLWDAGPLPGDRIAIIGGGVVGTLMARLCQQIPGTQVTLVDIDPTREPIADRLNIPFATPDNAPMNQDLLIHASGSNTGLINALRSAGMEARIIEMSWYGQQPVSLPLGEAFHSQRLTLRASQVGTIPPHQASRWDFKRRLTLALRLLRDDAELEVLIDGESPFTRLPETMARITASPGTLCHRVCY, translated from the coding sequence ATGACTGTATCTACCGCGACAGCGTTCTGGACCATAGCCGCCGGGCAGGGTGAGTTGCGCCTTGAAGGGCTGACTTTCCCCGGCTCGGATGAGGTTCACGTGACCACACTTTACAGCGGCATCAGTCGGGGGACCGAAACGCTGGTGTTCAACGGCCGGGTACCGGAGAGCGAATATCAACGCATGAAGGCGCCCTTTCAGTCCGGCGAATTCCCCTGGCCGGTCAAGTATGGCTATACCAGTGTAGGGCGCGTCACCGAGGGCCCCGCCTCACTGGTCGATCGCAATGTCTTTTGCCTTCATCCTCATCAGGACCGCTATGTAGTACCGGCAGCGGCAGTGACGCCACTCCCCGAGGGGTTACCGCCGGAACGGGCGGTGCTGGCCTCCAACATGGAGACCGCCATCAATGGCCTATGGGATGCCGGGCCACTACCGGGAGATCGTATCGCCATCATTGGCGGTGGTGTAGTAGGTACCCTGATGGCACGTCTTTGTCAGCAGATACCCGGTACGCAAGTGACGCTGGTGGATATCGATCCCACACGGGAACCGATAGCCGATCGGTTGAACATTCCCTTTGCCACGCCGGATAATGCCCCCATGAATCAGGATCTTCTGATTCATGCCAGCGGTAGCAATACCGGCCTGATCAATGCACTACGCTCAGCCGGTATGGAGGCACGCATCATCGAGATGAGCTGGTACGGCCAGCAACCTGTCTCACTACCACTCGGTGAAGCCTTTCATTCTCAGCGTCTGACACTACGAGCAAGTCAGGTCGGGACCATCCCACCACACCAGGCAAGCCGCTGGGACTTCAAACGGCGTCTGACACTGGCACTGAGACTATTGAGAGACGATGCTGAGCTGGAGGTCCTGATTGATGGCGAATCTCCTTTCACTCGGCTGCCGGAAACCATGGCACGTATTACCGCCTCTCCCGGCACCCTGTGTCATCGGGTTTGCTACTGA
- a CDS encoding creatininase family protein — protein MIERWKSWSSLTSIELGQLVNDDSVAVLPMAAIEQHGAHLPLSTDVDITEGILHAALEKLSPGSGPVLQLPTMTVALSPEHNRFPGTLSLTPEVAMSWIESLGESVARTGIRRLVMFNGHGGNRALMDMAALRLRELHELLVVKVTYPRFTPPTGWLPEEELRFGLHGGAVETAMMLHLHPEQVRVEAMSNAPSLGLRRHQAGQSLGPEGPAGFAWMAEDLNSEGVTGDATLANAALGERLVRHFAERTVEVLQQTREFDLASLALHRKG, from the coding sequence ATGATCGAACGCTGGAAGAGCTGGTCGTCATTGACCAGTATCGAACTCGGGCAACTGGTGAATGACGATAGCGTAGCGGTACTGCCCATGGCAGCCATCGAGCAGCATGGGGCGCACCTGCCGCTCTCCACGGATGTCGATATCACCGAAGGGATTCTGCATGCCGCGCTGGAAAAGCTGTCGCCCGGCAGCGGCCCGGTATTGCAACTGCCCACCATGACCGTCGCGCTGAGTCCCGAGCACAACCGTTTTCCGGGAACTTTGAGTCTGACACCGGAAGTGGCGATGAGCTGGATCGAGTCCCTGGGGGAAAGTGTTGCGCGTACCGGTATTCGACGCCTCGTCATGTTCAATGGACATGGTGGGAACCGGGCCCTGATGGATATGGCAGCGTTGCGTTTGCGCGAGTTGCATGAGTTGCTGGTGGTGAAGGTCACTTATCCACGTTTTACCCCACCGACGGGTTGGCTTCCGGAAGAAGAGTTGCGGTTCGGCCTGCATGGTGGGGCCGTGGAGACAGCCATGATGCTTCATCTGCATCCCGAGCAGGTACGCGTTGAGGCCATGAGCAACGCGCCATCGCTGGGATTGCGGCGTCATCAGGCAGGGCAGTCGCTGGGCCCGGAAGGGCCGGCCGGGTTTGCCTGGATGGCGGAAGATCTGAATTCCGAGGGCGTCACCGGGGATGCCACCCTGGCAAACGCGGCACTGGGAGAGCGGCTGGTGAGGCACTTTGCCGAGCGGACGGTCGAGGTACTGCAACAGACTCGTGAATTCGATCTGGCCAGTCTGGCGCTACATCGGAAAGGGTAG
- the dusA gene encoding tRNA dihydrouridine(20/20a) synthase DusA has protein sequence MPLMQSDQPIADRARRFAVAPMMDWTTRDQRVFARCLTRRALLYTEMVTTGAILHGSPRERFLGYHDSEHPLALQLGGSDPVELAECAAIAESWGYDEINLNVGCPSDRVQNNLIGACLMGQPELVARCVAAMQSAVSIPVTVKCRIGIDDQDEDQDLTRFVEIVAAAGCRTFIVHARKAWLQGLSPKQNRDVPPLNYPRIHRLKQAFPELHIGSNGGLKTLEECREQLAYVDSVMIGREAYQNPWLLAGVDHAIFGEADAPRTRDDVMLAFRPYIRERLAAGVRLNHITRHILGLYSGCRGGRAFRRHLSENAHRDGAGIEVVDDALALVEAPASALAG, from the coding sequence ATGCCCCTCATGCAGAGTGATCAGCCAATCGCCGATCGCGCACGGCGCTTTGCCGTTGCCCCCATGATGGACTGGACTACCCGCGATCAGCGCGTCTTCGCCCGCTGTCTGACGCGGCGTGCGCTGCTTTATACCGAGATGGTAACCACCGGTGCCATTCTGCACGGCTCGCCACGTGAGCGCTTTCTCGGCTATCACGACAGCGAGCATCCGCTGGCCCTGCAGCTGGGTGGCAGTGATCCTGTCGAGCTTGCCGAATGCGCAGCCATCGCCGAAAGCTGGGGATATGATGAAATCAATCTCAACGTTGGCTGCCCCAGCGATCGAGTGCAGAACAACCTGATCGGCGCCTGCCTGATGGGTCAGCCCGAGTTGGTGGCACGATGCGTGGCCGCCATGCAGTCAGCAGTATCGATCCCGGTCACCGTCAAATGCCGCATCGGTATCGATGATCAGGATGAAGACCAGGATCTGACTCGATTTGTCGAAATCGTGGCCGCTGCCGGTTGTCGCACCTTTATCGTTCATGCCCGCAAGGCCTGGTTGCAGGGGCTTTCCCCAAAACAGAACCGAGATGTACCGCCACTGAATTATCCGCGCATTCATCGCCTCAAGCAGGCCTTTCCGGAGCTGCACATTGGTAGCAATGGCGGACTGAAGACGCTGGAAGAGTGTCGTGAACAGCTGGCATACGTCGATAGCGTCATGATCGGTCGCGAAGCCTATCAGAACCCCTGGCTGCTGGCGGGTGTCGACCATGCCATATTCGGTGAAGCTGATGCGCCTCGCACACGCGATGACGTCATGCTGGCCTTTCGCCCCTATATCAGGGAACGACTGGCAGCCGGTGTTCGGCTCAATCACATCACGCGCCACATTCTCGGCCTGTACAGTGGTTGTCGCGGTGGCCGCGCCTTTCGTCGGCATCTCTCGGAAAATGCACATCGCGATGGCGCTGGTATCGAAGTGGTCGATGATGCACTGGCACTGGTCGAAGCCCCTGCCTCCGCTCTCGCGGGATGA
- a CDS encoding lysylphosphatidylglycerol synthase transmembrane domain-containing protein, which yields MKAGASLATRLRWLISLTLVGGLFVWLDPGRMLATLERLSPGWLLLAFLLVIPQMLLSAWRWQLTARQLGLTLTLRRAVSEYWLAGFLNQLLPGGVAGDAARAWRHGSRDVTANNNGGHGTTYRGRALRAVIIERASGQLALLLIALLAVLLSAPLQPLMTRGANSLLILNEYPLSWRLALTLLSLILLTTMVALLHRHPPKWMHQLQQDIRRSWGAPGLWWRQLLSSLLVVTTYIAVFCCTARALALPLAIHTLIPLTALVLMAMAIPLSVAGWGIREGAAALVWSLAALPPEQGVTLSIAYGVVTLLSTLPGALVLLIRSKPMTAEGHSSQALIQGDCRG from the coding sequence ATGAAAGCTGGTGCCTCGCTTGCCACTCGGCTGCGCTGGCTGATCAGTTTAACGCTGGTGGGCGGATTGTTTGTCTGGCTGGACCCCGGGCGAATGCTGGCAACACTGGAGCGTCTTTCTCCGGGATGGTTATTGCTGGCGTTCTTACTGGTCATCCCCCAGATGCTGCTTTCTGCCTGGCGCTGGCAGCTGACGGCGCGCCAGTTGGGGCTGACATTGACGCTGCGCCGCGCTGTCAGTGAATACTGGTTGGCGGGATTTCTCAATCAGTTGCTTCCCGGCGGCGTTGCCGGCGATGCAGCTCGTGCCTGGCGACACGGCAGCAGGGATGTTACTGCAAACAACAATGGGGGGCATGGGACGACCTATCGCGGCAGAGCGCTACGCGCCGTCATCATCGAACGTGCTTCCGGCCAGTTGGCTCTGCTGCTGATTGCCCTGCTGGCTGTTTTACTCTCTGCCCCACTCCAGCCCCTGATGACTCGAGGGGCCAATAGTCTGTTGATACTCAATGAGTATCCACTGTCCTGGCGTCTGGCACTGACCCTGCTGTCATTGATCCTGTTAACCACCATGGTGGCCCTGCTGCATCGACATCCGCCGAAGTGGATGCATCAGCTGCAACAGGATATCCGCCGCAGCTGGGGAGCCCCCGGGCTGTGGTGGCGCCAGTTGCTCAGTTCCCTGCTGGTCGTCACCACCTATATCGCGGTGTTCTGCTGTACGGCGCGTGCCCTGGCACTACCGTTGGCAATCCATACACTCATACCGCTGACTGCACTGGTATTGATGGCGATGGCGATTCCGCTCTCCGTCGCTGGCTGGGGCATTCGCGAAGGCGCAGCTGCACTGGTGTGGTCATTGGCCGCCCTGCCACCGGAACAAGGCGTAACACTCTCGATCGCCTACGGCGTTGTGACGCTGTTGAGTACCCTGCCGGGGGCTCTGGTCCTGCTGATTCGCTCCAAACCGATGACTGCGGAAGGTCATTCTTCACAGGCGTTGATTCAGGGAGACTGCCGTGGCTGA
- a CDS encoding aldo/keto reductase: protein MRLQLPGPFGFGSAPLGNMFRDIPDSEAFETVRTAWEQGLRYFDTAPQYGAGLAESRLGEVLHDEPRDHYVLSTKVGRLILEETETKSGLFSEGRPNKVVFDYSESATLRSIEESLKRLNTDRIDLVWIHDCAEDAHGAEWQKVFDTAMNGAAKALTRLREEGVIQGWGLGVNRVEPCTMTLEQADPDGFLLAGRYTLLDHANALTNLLPECERRGVGLVVGGPFNSGLLAGGEHFEYQPAPAEMIERTRRLRDICERFGVDIRAAALQFSNAHPAVASVIPGASRPERISENLALMERVIPGELWETLKSEGLIETSAPTPA, encoded by the coding sequence ATGCGCCTGCAACTACCCGGTCCCTTCGGTTTTGGCAGTGCCCCACTGGGCAACATGTTTCGCGATATCCCCGACAGTGAAGCATTCGAAACCGTACGCACCGCCTGGGAGCAGGGACTGCGCTATTTCGATACTGCGCCCCAGTATGGCGCCGGCCTGGCTGAAAGCCGACTTGGCGAGGTGCTGCATGATGAACCACGTGATCACTATGTGCTTTCTACCAAGGTAGGGCGACTGATTCTGGAAGAGACCGAAACCAAATCGGGGCTCTTCTCCGAGGGTCGTCCCAACAAGGTCGTTTTCGATTACTCCGAATCGGCCACGCTGCGCTCGATCGAGGAAAGTCTCAAACGCCTGAATACCGATCGCATCGACCTGGTCTGGATTCATGACTGTGCCGAAGACGCCCATGGCGCCGAATGGCAAAAGGTCTTCGACACTGCCATGAACGGTGCTGCGAAGGCGCTCACTCGCTTGCGCGAAGAAGGTGTCATTCAGGGGTGGGGATTAGGCGTCAACCGTGTTGAGCCCTGCACCATGACACTGGAACAGGCAGATCCCGATGGCTTTCTGTTGGCCGGGCGCTATACCCTGCTCGATCATGCCAATGCCCTGACAAATCTGCTGCCCGAATGCGAGCGTCGTGGCGTCGGGCTTGTGGTGGGAGGCCCCTTCAACTCAGGGCTGCTGGCCGGCGGCGAGCATTTCGAATATCAGCCGGCACCCGCCGAAATGATCGAGCGAACTCGGCGATTACGTGACATCTGTGAGCGCTTCGGCGTCGATATTCGTGCGGCTGCCCTGCAGTTCTCCAATGCTCATCCGGCTGTTGCCAGCGTCATTCCAGGGGCCAGCCGGCCGGAACGTATCAGCGAAAACCTGGCCCTGATGGAGAGGGTGATCCCGGGTGAGCTGTGGGAAACACTCAAGAGCGAAGGGTTGATCGAGACCAGCGCACCTACGCCCGCATGA
- a CDS encoding class I SAM-dependent methyltransferase, producing MVLPSAHYQGFGSDTGSSPPESRLPGSIFAEGWLDLREHADHAARATALHEPLVRWLQQRSGLLGPLQMVDLGCGHGSNPRYLTSRLPGPQQWLLMDHDGELLERTSQRCSQLVDNSQRAISVTRRQADLKQPAALDIERADLISASALIDLVSAHWLEQLVECCHQHEAAALLTLSIDGVIELFDDQQRRYEEPPDRRLLEALHQHQQRDKGFGKALGSQGPDRAKILFEACSYQVTTARSDWQLKADSPADRALLRQLLGGWRTALQEQLPKEETMIEDWYLRHIQRLDDEQLSARIGHIDLLALPPESGI from the coding sequence ATGGTGTTGCCCAGTGCCCACTATCAAGGCTTCGGTTCCGACACCGGTTCATCTCCGCCCGAGAGTCGTCTGCCGGGTAGCATTTTTGCCGAAGGATGGCTGGATTTGCGTGAGCATGCAGACCATGCCGCCCGGGCCACAGCATTGCATGAACCATTGGTTCGCTGGCTGCAACAGCGGTCAGGCTTATTGGGCCCGCTGCAGATGGTTGATCTGGGCTGTGGACATGGCAGCAATCCACGCTATCTGACGTCACGCTTGCCCGGCCCACAACAGTGGCTATTGATGGATCATGATGGTGAGTTGCTTGAACGTACCAGTCAGCGTTGTTCGCAGCTGGTCGACAATAGCCAGCGCGCCATCAGCGTTACCAGGCGTCAGGCCGATCTGAAGCAGCCCGCAGCGCTGGATATCGAACGAGCCGATCTGATCAGCGCCTCAGCGCTCATTGATCTTGTATCCGCCCACTGGCTTGAACAGCTGGTCGAGTGTTGCCACCAACATGAAGCGGCCGCACTGCTGACACTAAGCATTGATGGCGTGATCGAGCTGTTTGATGATCAACAGCGCCGTTATGAAGAGCCACCTGATCGGCGATTGCTCGAGGCGCTGCATCAGCATCAACAGCGTGACAAGGGCTTCGGCAAGGCGCTGGGCAGTCAGGGGCCTGACAGGGCAAAAATCCTGTTCGAAGCGTGCAGCTACCAGGTCACCACTGCCCGCAGCGATTGGCAACTAAAGGCCGACAGCCCTGCCGATCGAGCGCTACTGCGTCAGCTGCTTGGTGGTTGGCGTACGGCGCTGCAGGAGCAATTACCAAAAGAAGAAACCATGATCGAGGACTGGTATCTCCGACATATCCAACGCCTTGACGACGAACAGCTCAGTGCCCGTATTGGCCATATCGATCTGCTTGCCCTGCCTCCGGAGAGCGGCATATGA
- a CDS encoding RibD family protein: protein MPLLPLSEAQAWQILREAATMDWAIQSSWLCTATGVTLYVNGDWQCAGPVSEVAQALLNRLAPCVCISRPFTLAQLGQSLDGRIATASGASHYVTGQESLVHLHRLRALVDAVVVGAGTVAADDPRLTVRHVEGHNPLRVVLDPRARLSAQHRLFHDAEAPVLYLSGCRPPAGLGSHVETALIRVDEIGVEPSQILDHLHERGCFRVLVEGGGITISRFMAAGVLDRLHTVVAPMLIGSGRPSLTLPEIETLEDARRPPCRVHQLGSDVLFDLLLARTG from the coding sequence ATGCCACTTCTTCCGCTGTCCGAGGCGCAGGCCTGGCAGATACTGCGTGAAGCCGCGACGATGGACTGGGCAATACAATCGAGCTGGCTCTGCACGGCTACCGGTGTGACGTTGTATGTCAACGGTGACTGGCAGTGTGCCGGTCCTGTCAGTGAAGTGGCACAAGCACTGCTGAATCGTCTGGCACCCTGTGTCTGCATCTCTCGTCCCTTTACCCTGGCACAGCTGGGCCAGAGTCTTGATGGCCGTATCGCGACCGCATCGGGCGCCTCGCACTATGTCACCGGACAGGAGAGCCTGGTCCATCTTCATCGGCTTCGGGCTCTGGTGGACGCCGTAGTGGTAGGGGCTGGTACTGTAGCAGCCGATGATCCCCGGTTGACGGTACGCCATGTCGAGGGTCATAACCCTTTGCGTGTCGTGCTCGACCCGCGCGCCCGATTGTCGGCACAGCACCGTCTGTTTCATGATGCCGAGGCACCGGTACTGTATCTGAGTGGTTGTCGTCCGCCTGCCGGTCTGGGTAGCCATGTCGAAACGGCACTGATCCGGGTCGATGAAATCGGTGTGGAGCCGAGTCAGATTCTCGACCACTTGCATGAGCGAGGCTGTTTTCGCGTGTTGGTAGAAGGGGGTGGCATCACCATCTCGCGTTTCATGGCCGCAGGAGTGCTCGATCGGCTGCATACCGTGGTAGCGCCGATGCTGATCGGCTCCGGTCGACCGTCGCTGACCCTGCCCGAAATCGAGACACTTGAAGATGCCCGCCGACCGCCATGCAGAGTGCACCAGCTGGGGAGTGATGTCCTCTTTGACCTGCTGCTTGCCAGAACCGGATGA
- a CDS encoding CDP-alcohol phosphatidyltransferase family protein — MSNPLRGHEAFLMAHRPLWRELLMVWGVMALVVTSMVVWLELPGRLLLAASVGYGLMALLILWYWPNQLRGFGWANRLTLLRGSLIMVVAGAILFEELVEHHPLLVAGLVLTALVMDGVDGWAARHLGVASAFGARFDMELDAFFILMLCVLLIAQEMAGPWVVLIGALRYLFLLAMRYQPWLARALPASYRRKVLCVWQVSTLMICLLPWIRPPYSEGLLGLSLLLLVGSFGYDIIWLYRHRISMPEDSPDRLPMESSSKRGSRLPLPILLRHSGHRFANARKERSH, encoded by the coding sequence ATGAGCAATCCGCTACGAGGTCATGAAGCTTTCCTGATGGCACACAGACCATTATGGCGGGAGCTATTGATGGTCTGGGGTGTCATGGCGCTTGTCGTTACTTCGATGGTCGTGTGGCTCGAGCTGCCTGGCAGGCTGCTGCTGGCGGCTTCGGTTGGCTACGGGCTCATGGCGTTGCTGATCCTGTGGTATTGGCCGAATCAGCTTCGCGGCTTTGGTTGGGCCAATCGTCTCACGCTGTTACGCGGTAGCCTGATCATGGTCGTGGCCGGTGCCATATTGTTCGAAGAGCTGGTGGAACACCATCCATTGCTGGTGGCGGGACTGGTGCTGACAGCGCTGGTAATGGATGGCGTGGATGGATGGGCGGCGCGTCATCTTGGCGTCGCCTCTGCTTTCGGAGCTCGCTTCGATATGGAGCTGGACGCCTTTTTTATTCTGATGCTGTGCGTGCTGCTGATTGCTCAGGAAATGGCCGGGCCGTGGGTTGTACTGATTGGTGCGCTGCGCTATCTGTTTCTGCTGGCCATGCGCTATCAACCCTGGCTGGCGCGCGCTCTACCTGCCAGTTACAGACGCAAGGTACTTTGTGTCTGGCAGGTTTCAACACTGATGATCTGCCTGCTGCCCTGGATCAGGCCACCCTACAGTGAAGGTTTGCTGGGTTTATCTCTGCTACTGCTGGTAGGCTCTTTCGGCTATGACATTATCTGGCTGTACCGTCATCGCATATCAATGCCGGAAGATTCACCAGACAGGTTGCCGATGGAAAGTTCATCGAAACGCGGCAGTCGTTTGCCACTACCAATTCTTTTGCGGCACAGTGGCCATCGATTTGCGAACGCTCGCAAGGAGCGTTCGCATTGA
- the ribA gene encoding GTP cyclohydrolase II RibA has translation MRQVERAIFDIRRGLPVLLRDEAGDTLVHPIEGIGDEQLRKLTQTAGCTPGLVLTAHRLAAMGHNFNDDRGTRGGRLRIEGVSDSDTLTLLAASRYARGVDGDTWQALTMADEAALAMMRRALLIPAAITARIDPEQSERIEQLIAEGELLAVSAESARACQNSTVGLLGRISEAEIPLVEAERTRFILFREPDGLREHIAVVIGDPEQWDQAVPVRLHSACLTGDLFGSLRCDCGEQLRNGVDSIQRMGGGVLLYLAQEGRGIGLANKLRAYAMQDEGLDTIDADQVLGFGEDERHYAMALDILIELGIRRIQLLTNNPAKLAAMNQGGIEVVNRQGIYGRLTNQNHRYLTAKAHRAGHLLDEVLDEQEETGSATFSRAASK, from the coding sequence ATGCGTCAGGTAGAAAGAGCGATATTCGATATACGCCGGGGATTGCCTGTGCTGTTACGCGACGAGGCCGGTGATACCCTGGTTCATCCTATTGAAGGGATCGGTGATGAACAGCTGCGCAAGCTGACACAAACAGCCGGATGTACCCCGGGCTTGGTGCTGACTGCACATCGATTGGCAGCCATGGGGCACAACTTTAACGATGATCGGGGCACTCGCGGCGGGCGCTTGAGAATCGAGGGTGTGAGTGACAGCGACACCCTGACCCTGCTCGCCGCATCGCGTTACGCCAGGGGTGTCGATGGCGATACCTGGCAAGCGCTGACAATGGCCGATGAAGCGGCGCTGGCCATGATGCGCCGCGCCCTTCTGATTCCTGCTGCCATCACGGCCCGCATCGACCCCGAACAAAGTGAGCGAATCGAGCAATTGATTGCCGAAGGTGAGCTGCTCGCAGTATCAGCCGAGAGCGCCAGAGCCTGTCAGAACAGTACGGTGGGATTACTCGGTCGTATCAGTGAAGCTGAAATCCCTCTGGTCGAAGCCGAAAGGACCCGCTTTATTCTCTTTCGCGAGCCGGATGGACTACGTGAGCACATTGCCGTGGTAATCGGCGATCCCGAGCAATGGGACCAGGCTGTACCGGTTCGACTGCATTCGGCCTGTCTGACCGGCGATCTGTTCGGCAGTCTGCGCTGCGACTGTGGCGAGCAACTGCGCAATGGCGTTGACTCGATCCAGCGCATGGGCGGCGGTGTACTGCTCTATCTTGCGCAGGAGGGCCGCGGCATCGGTCTGGCCAACAAGCTTCGTGCTTACGCCATGCAGGATGAAGGGCTGGACACCATCGATGCCGATCAGGTACTCGGATTCGGTGAAGACGAGCGCCACTACGCCATGGCCCTGGATATCCTTATCGAACTTGGCATCCGTCGCATTCAGCTTCTGACCAACAATCCGGCCAAGCTGGCTGCCATGAACCAGGGGGGTATCGAAGTCGTCAATCGCCAGGGAATTTATGGTCGACTGACCAATCAGAATCATCGTTACCTGACTGCCAAGGCGCACCGCGCCGGTCATCTGCTGGATGAAGTCCTGGATGAACAGGAAGAAACCGGATCCGCCACCTTCTCCAGAGCCGCCTCGAAATAA